A genomic region of Dictyostelium discoideum AX4 chromosome Un chrUn_0009, whole genome shotgun sequence contains the following coding sequences:
- a CDS encoding hypothetical protein (Slime mold (D.discoideum) transposon DIRS-1, complete, clone SB41), translating to MLRNQLTQVVITLQETVVIVNPVVGVMADLTTSMDHQVMLHQVETIPSLQMVPTTVFRRTRSKLTSRWTSVPPQTSLERIGSSKLLSRGCKWIKSPSTSKFQADAKPNSDFNSRGSEIRLHHTGSTRLVIRRC from the coding sequence ATGTTAAGAAATCAGTTAACTCAAGTGGTAATAACACTACAGGAAacagtagtaatagtaaatcCAGTAGTGGGAGTAATGGCCGATCTAACAACTTCAATGGATCACCAAGTAATGTTGCATCAGGTAGAAACAATACCAAGTCTGCAAATGGTACCAACAACCGTTTTCAGAAGAACAAGAAGTAAACTTACCAGTAGGTGGACGTCTGTTCCACCACAAACAAGTTTGGAAAGAATTGGGTCTTCCAAACTTTTGTCAAGAGGTTGTAAATGGATTAAAAGTCCATCTACTTCCAAATTTCAAGCCGATGCCAAACCCAATTCCGATTTCAATTCCAGAGGGTCCGAAATCAGATTGCATCACACAGGAAGTACAAGACTTGTTAT